The sequence ATGGCCCTGTCATGGAGCCGCCGTTAAGATTCCTGCCGCAACCGGAAGGCTATGCGCGCCAGGCCAGAGGAGAATGATATGGAAGCGCAAAAATTTAATTAATTGCGCTTCCCGATGCGTGGGGAATTTTAGCTTTAAAGCTTTTCGGCGACTTCGCTGGCAACCGGAATGGACGGCTGTGCTCCAGGCTTCAGGCAGGCGAGCGAACCGGCGACGGCAGCCCGACGCAGGCTGGCGTAGAAATCCAGGCCTTGATCGAGGCTGGCGGCAAAATAACCGCAGAAGGTATCGCCGGCGCCGACGGTGTCGACCGGCTCGATCACGAGACCCTTGGCGCGCGCGAGCTCGCCGTCGCGAATGGCGATGACACCATCGCCCCCAAGCGTGACGATCAGCGTCTGGCCGGTTTCACCATGCAGGCGAACCAGGGCTGCCTCGCGCTCGGATGCCGACATGTTGTCCTGGCCGGCCAGTCTCTCGAATTCGGTTTCGTTGGCGATGACAATATCGGCAAGTCGGCCGAGGCGGGCTGCCTCCGGGATCAGAGGGGCGAGATTGAGCACAGTGCGCACGCCCTTCGCCTTCGCGGCGTTCAGCGCCATCTCGACGGCCGCAACCGGAATTTCGAGCTGAAGCATCAGCGTATCGCCGGCATTCAGAGCAGCGACGGCGGCCTCTGCGTGTTCGGCGGTGTTCGTGCCATTGGCGCCCGGCACAACGGCGATCATGTTCTCGCCGTCACCCCCCACGAGGATGAGAGCCGTGCCCGTCGCTTCGGACACACGCCGGACGGTGGAAAGATCGGTCCCTGCCGTATCGAGCAAGGCAAGCGCGGGCTCCGCGAAGGCATCATTGCCGACCGCCCCGCTGAGGCGGACCGTTGCGCCAGCGCGGCGCGCGGCCAGCGCCTGGTTGGCGCCCTTGCCGCCGGCGGCCGTGGAGAAGCCGTTGCCGGCAACCGTTTCGCCCGGCTTCGGCAAACGATCCGTGGTGGCGATGAGGTCCATATTGATGGAGCCGAAAATAGTGATCATGCAATGTCCTGCCCTGGGTGTTGCGCCTGCATGATCCTACCCGAAGGCTGCCTTTGTCTTTTCGGATCATGCATCGAGTGGGCGCGACACTGCCGAAGCGATCAGTCTTCGTCAACTACCCTGAGCTTGAGTTGGCTTGTGCGGTTGTCGACAGGCTTGGGCCGTTCTTCCGTGCGCGCCTTGGCAGGCTCTTTCGCCGCCTCGAATTCCAGCGCTTCTATCCGCTCGCCGCGTCGCGCCAGCTTGTCGGCCGAGGTGACGATCATGTCGACATCCTTCTGCGCCATGGCGAAATGCCCCTGCAGCTTGCGCACCCGCTCGTCGAGGCGTGACAGGTCGTCCATCAGATGAGCCACTTCGCTCTGGATCACATGGGCCTGCTCGCGCATGCGTTGATCCTTCAGGACAGCTTGGATGACCTGGATCGACAACATCAGCAGCGAGGGTGAGACTATGACGATGCGCGCGCGCTGGGCCTTCTGCACGATCGCCTCGAAATTCTCGTGGATCTCGGCAAAGATCGACTCGGACGGCACGAAGAGAAAGGCCGTATCCTGCGTCTCACCGGGGATCAGATATTTCTCTGAAATGTCGCGAATATGCAGCTCCAAATCCCGGCGGAACTGCTGTGCGGCGATCTTGCCATGTTCGGGACTGGCAGCGCTACGGATGGCGTTCCACGCCTCCAACGGAAACTTCGCATCGATGACAAGCGGTGGCGAGCCGTTCGGCATGCGCACGGTACAGTCCGGTCGCGAGCCGTTGGAAAGCGTCGTTTGAAAGGCGTAAGCGCCCATCGGCAGCCCGTCGGCGATGATGGTCTCCATGCGCGCCTGGCCGAAGGCGCCGCGTGTCTGCTTGTTGGAAAGAATGGCCTGCAGGCCGACGACATCCTTGGCCAGCGTCTGGATATTGGTCTGGGCGGCATCGATGACGGCGAGCCGTTCCTGCAGGCGGCGCAGATTCTCATGCGTCGAGCGCGTCTGCTCGCCGATTGTTGCCGTCACCCGTTGCGACATGCCGTCGAGGCGCTGTCCGATGGCCTGATTGAGCTCGGCCTGTCTGGAGCCGAAGACTTCGGCCATGGTGGCGAGCCGTCCCTGCATCTCCGCCTGCGATCGCAGCAGAGCTGCCATCGTGTGCTCGGTGTCGAGCGCATCGTCTTCCGCTTGCGCCCGGCCACGAACGAAGAGGACGATCACTGCAATCGCAAGCATTATGACAAGGCCGGTCAGAACATGGACCGTGGAAATGGCTTGGCCGAAGATGATGAAAGACATGAAACCTGGCGCGCTGATGAAGTTCTTCACGCAAGCATAGCAAAATTGTTGTGAATATCCAGATCAAACCGTGAACAAAATTTCGACGCCATGCGCCGCCGTTCGGATTGCTGCCGTTGAAAAAACACTGCCTCACCGCCATCTTGGCGATTCCATCGCACAACAAGATGCGTTATGGGAAACGTCATGACGATCAAGCCACTCATCATTTTGCCCGATCCGCTGCTCCGCCAGGCTTCCAAGCCCATCGAGCAGATCGATACCGAAATTCAGCGCCTCGCCGACGACATGCTGGAAACGATGTATGACGCGCCGGGCATTGGCCTTGCTGCGATCCAGATCGGCGTTCCCCGCCGCATGCTCGTCATCGACGTCGCGCGCGAGGGTGAAGAGAAAGCGCCACTGGTCTTTATCAATCCGGAGATCGTCGCGTCTTCGGATGAACGTTCGGTCTATGAGGAAGGCTGCCTCTCCATTCCGGATTATTATGCAGAGGTGGAGCGCCCGGCGCGCGTCACCGTCAAGCATCTGGACCGCAACGGCAAGGAGCAGCTCACAGAGGCCGAAGGCCTGCTTGCGACCTGCGTGCAGCACGAGATCGACCATCTGAACGGCGTGCTCTTCATCGACTATATCTCGCGCCTGAAGCGGGAGATGGTGATCAAGAAGTTCACGAAGGCCGCGAAGTCCAAGGCTCTCTGATCCCAGACATTGAAAGATCGGCTTGAAGCCCCTATGATATCATTGATATCAAACGGAGGCGCGAATGAGTGATCTGTTGCTGCGCGGCATCGACGACAGCTTGAAGAAGCAGCTGCAGGCCAATGCCAGCAGGCATGGCCGCAGCCTCTCGGATGAGGCGATCGAACTACTGCGTCAATCGCTTGGACGCCAGCAGGGTGGGAGCAACTCGGCGGGGGAGGGATTAAGAGCAATTCTTGGTGCAGAAAAGCTCAGCGAAGAGGAAATTGAGGCAATCAATGCTTTTCGGAATGCGCCGGATCGCGATCCGCCCCATTTCGAATAGTGCTCTGGCCTGCGCATGATCGTTCTGGACACCAACGTTGTATCGGAGCTGCAAGGGCGGCTGCATAGCAAACGCATATTGTCCTGGCTGGATGGCTTCGCCGTCGAGGCTGTTTTTCTGACCACCATCACCATCGGCGAGATTAGGTTTGGACTGGAACTCCTGGCTGACGGGAAGCGCAAGGCGGCACTGGTCGCGGAACTGGATGCGATAGAGGCAGAGTTTTCGGGCCGCGTTCTGGGATTTTCGAGCAACGCAGCCCATCAATACGGAATAATCTCCGCTCATCGCCACAAGATTGGGCGAAGGATGGAAACGAAGGATGCCATGATCGCCGCCATCTGCCTTGCGAGCGGTGCGACATTGGCGACGCGCAATACAAAAGACTTCGAGGGGCTTGATCTCAAGCTCGTAAACCCGTTTGAAGGCGGCTAGCATTGGACCCGATGGCGTGTACCGCCGCCGCTGGGTCATTCTAAATCTGATATCTTAGCCGGATGGATCGCATGTCGCTCAACATCATCTTTATGGGAACGCCCGAATTCTCCGTGCCGACATTGCGGTCCCTGATCGATGCCGGTCACAAGATTCGTGCCGTTTATACGCAGCCGCCGCGTCCCGGCGGGCGGCGAGGGCTCGACCTGCAGAAATCGCCGGTGCATCAGGCGGCCGAATTGCTGGGCCTGCCGGTTTTCACGCCCGTCAATTTCAAGGATCCGGACGAGCGCCAGCGTTTTCGCGATCTGGATGCCGACGTCGCTGTCGTCGTAGCTTACGGCCTCTTATTGCCGGAAGCGATTCTGTCAGGCACGCGTCTCGGCTGCTACAACGGCCATGCCTCACTGCTGCCGCGCTGGCGCGGGGCGGCTCCCATCCAGCGAGCGATCATGGCCGGCGACAAAAAAACCGGCATGATGGTGATGAAGATGGACAAGGGGCTGGATACCGGCCCGGTCGCTTTGAGACGCGAAGTCGAAATCGGCGACACCATGACAGCGGGTGAGTTGCATGACAGGCTGATGCTGGTCGGTGCAAAAGCCATGGCCGAGGCGATGAACAAGCTGGAGCACGATGAGCTGCCGTTGACCGCGCAGCCGTCCGAAGGCGTTCTCTATG comes from Rhizobium tropici CIAT 899 and encodes:
- a CDS encoding FitA-like ribbon-helix-helix domain-containing protein; this translates as MSDLLLRGIDDSLKKQLQANASRHGRSLSDEAIELLRQSLGRQQGGSNSAGEGLRAILGAEKLSEEEIEAINAFRNAPDRDPPHFE
- a CDS encoding type II toxin-antitoxin system VapC family toxin codes for the protein MIVLDTNVVSELQGRLHSKRILSWLDGFAVEAVFLTTITIGEIRFGLELLADGKRKAALVAELDAIEAEFSGRVLGFSSNAAHQYGIISAHRHKIGRRMETKDAMIAAICLASGATLATRNTKDFEGLDLKLVNPFEGG
- a CDS encoding ribokinase — translated: MITIFGSINMDLIATTDRLPKPGETVAGNGFSTAAGGKGANQALAARRAGATVRLSGAVGNDAFAEPALALLDTAGTDLSTVRRVSEATGTALILVGGDGENMIAVVPGANGTNTAEHAEAAVAALNAGDTLMLQLEIPVAAVEMALNAAKAKGVRTVLNLAPLIPEAARLGRLADIVIANETEFERLAGQDNMSASEREAALVRLHGETGQTLIVTLGGDGVIAIRDGELARAKGLVIEPVDTVGAGDTFCGYFAASLDQGLDFYASLRRAAVAGSLACLKPGAQPSIPVASEVAEKL
- the fmt gene encoding methionyl-tRNA formyltransferase: MSLNIIFMGTPEFSVPTLRSLIDAGHKIRAVYTQPPRPGGRRGLDLQKSPVHQAAELLGLPVFTPVNFKDPDERQRFRDLDADVAVVVAYGLLLPEAILSGTRLGCYNGHASLLPRWRGAAPIQRAIMAGDKKTGMMVMKMDKGLDTGPVALRREVEIGDTMTAGELHDRLMLVGAKAMAEAMNKLEHDELPLTAQPSEGVLYAAKIDKGETRIDFGKPAVDVHNHIRGLSPFPGAWFEAEIAGRLERIKVLGSELAEGNGASGHVLTDDLVIACASGAVRLTKLQKAGGKPLAAADFLRGTPIAPGTVLASEQA
- the def gene encoding peptide deformylase codes for the protein MTIKPLIILPDPLLRQASKPIEQIDTEIQRLADDMLETMYDAPGIGLAAIQIGVPRRMLVIDVAREGEEKAPLVFINPEIVASSDERSVYEEGCLSIPDYYAEVERPARVTVKHLDRNGKEQLTEAEGLLATCVQHEIDHLNGVLFIDYISRLKREMVIKKFTKAAKSKAL
- a CDS encoding DNA recombination protein RmuC, with protein sequence MSFIIFGQAISTVHVLTGLVIMLAIAVIVLFVRGRAQAEDDALDTEHTMAALLRSQAEMQGRLATMAEVFGSRQAELNQAIGQRLDGMSQRVTATIGEQTRSTHENLRRLQERLAVIDAAQTNIQTLAKDVVGLQAILSNKQTRGAFGQARMETIIADGLPMGAYAFQTTLSNGSRPDCTVRMPNGSPPLVIDAKFPLEAWNAIRSAASPEHGKIAAQQFRRDLELHIRDISEKYLIPGETQDTAFLFVPSESIFAEIHENFEAIVQKAQRARIVIVSPSLLMLSIQVIQAVLKDQRMREQAHVIQSEVAHLMDDLSRLDERVRKLQGHFAMAQKDVDMIVTSADKLARRGERIEALEFEAAKEPAKARTEERPKPVDNRTSQLKLRVVDED